The Thermomicrobiales bacterium genome includes a region encoding these proteins:
- a CDS encoding MFS transporter, giving the protein MTESSIPRKSWLALTVLLSGAFMALLDTTIVNVAIPTIRSDLAASEATLSWIISGYALAFGLMLIPAGRVGDRFGHKWIFITGLTIFTASSLACGLSQSSNQLIAARVLQGLGGGIFYTAITALIQLMFAPQVRGRAFAVQGAVIGLATALGPLVGGLIIQFAGDENGWRWIFGVNLPLGVVAIVAAFRLLPGGANSDKLAADPIGLILLASGLIALLVPLILGEDEGWPAWTFLSLAGSGLLLTLFGFWEVRLTRHGGVPLVPPRLFRSASFSGGTLLAMVYFAAFTSVFFTLSLLWQAGLNNSALQSGLLVMPFAVGSIFGAAESDKLANRYGRAALNTGLGFVLGGMSVVLGILMWVQPLDLSRWYFLPPLFIAGIGSGMFIAPNARFIVAMVPRADAGAASGVLGTMQRVGSAVGIAIIGSVFFGTLHFSEGPNAVAEAFDHSATRAMEVSVIFCLAAFLLSFLLPKHPPLGREGPPADAG; this is encoded by the coding sequence ATGACCGAATCGTCCATCCCGCGCAAGAGCTGGCTCGCGCTGACGGTTCTGCTCTCCGGGGCGTTCATGGCGTTGCTCGACACGACCATCGTCAATGTCGCGATCCCCACTATTCGGTCCGATCTGGCCGCATCGGAGGCGACGCTGTCGTGGATCATCTCAGGCTACGCGCTGGCGTTCGGGTTGATGCTCATTCCCGCTGGCCGCGTCGGTGACCGATTTGGACACAAATGGATCTTCATCACCGGTTTGACCATCTTCACCGCGAGCAGTCTGGCTTGCGGTTTGTCTCAGAGCAGCAATCAGCTCATCGCCGCGCGGGTGCTGCAGGGATTGGGCGGCGGTATCTTCTATACCGCCATCACGGCGCTGATCCAGCTCATGTTTGCGCCCCAGGTGCGCGGGCGGGCGTTCGCGGTGCAGGGCGCGGTCATCGGGTTGGCGACCGCGCTGGGTCCGCTGGTCGGCGGACTCATCATTCAGTTTGCGGGTGATGAGAACGGATGGCGCTGGATCTTTGGGGTCAACTTGCCCCTGGGTGTCGTTGCGATCGTAGCCGCGTTCCGTTTGCTGCCAGGCGGAGCGAACAGCGACAAGCTTGCGGCTGACCCCATCGGGCTGATCTTGCTTGCGTCGGGGTTGATCGCGCTCTTGGTGCCCCTCATCCTCGGAGAGGACGAAGGATGGCCTGCCTGGACGTTTCTTTCGCTCGCCGGTAGCGGTCTCTTGCTCACGCTGTTTGGCTTCTGGGAGGTGCGGTTGACACGGCATGGCGGCGTGCCGCTCGTGCCGCCGCGGCTCTTCCGGAGCGCGTCGTTTTCCGGAGGTACGCTGCTGGCGATGGTCTACTTCGCCGCGTTTACGAGCGTCTTCTTCACGCTCTCACTGCTCTGGCAGGCGGGACTGAACAACTCGGCGCTGCAAAGCGGGCTGCTCGTGATGCCGTTCGCGGTTGGCAGCATCTTTGGCGCGGCCGAGAGCGACAAGCTGGCGAATCGCTACGGCCGCGCGGCGCTCAATACGGGTCTCGGGTTTGTGCTTGGCGGGATGTCGGTCGTGCTCGGAATTCTCATGTGGGTGCAGCCGCTCGACTTGAGTCGCTGGTACTTCCTGCCGCCATTGTTCATTGCGGGGATCGGGAGCGGAATGTTCATCGCGCCAAACGCGCGCTTCATCGTGGCGATGGTTCCCAGAGCGGATGCGGGCGCGGCCAGCGGGGTGCTCGGGACCATGCAGCGCGTCGGCAGCGCGGTCGGGATCGCCATCATCGGCAGCGTTTTCTTCGGTACATTGCATTTCAGCGAAGGTCCCAATGCCGTCGCCGAAGCGTTCGACCATAGCGCAACCCGCGCAATGGAAGTCAGCGTCATCTTCTGTTTGGCGGCGTTTCTGCTGTCGTTTCTCTTGCCCAAACACCCTCCGCTCGGCCGCGAGGGCCCGCCCGCAGACGCGGGTTGA
- a CDS encoding PadR family transcriptional regulator: MSAIRLFILGSLELHGPMHGHQLRLLAEEEHVDTWTDISVGSLYGAIKRLATEGLIEELRVEREGSYPPRQVWGITQEGRVAAGVLRMAALREIVLKPDPFDLALSRLDPDHLDDLPRLLDARLAALRAMLADLEAHYAAIERYLTEAEKLATNHRAYRLRAEIDWHSLLIDRLAIVIEDERARTTGDSR; the protein is encoded by the coding sequence ATGTCAGCGATCAGATTGTTCATTCTTGGATCACTCGAACTACACGGGCCCATGCACGGGCATCAGCTCCGGCTGTTGGCCGAGGAGGAACACGTCGATACGTGGACCGATATCTCGGTCGGGAGTCTCTATGGCGCCATCAAGCGGTTGGCCACCGAAGGGTTGATCGAGGAACTGCGCGTCGAGCGGGAAGGCTCCTACCCACCGAGGCAGGTTTGGGGGATCACCCAGGAGGGCCGTGTGGCGGCGGGTGTGCTGCGTATGGCCGCCCTGCGCGAGATCGTGCTCAAACCGGATCCGTTCGACCTCGCGCTGTCTCGCCTGGACCCCGACCATCTGGACGACTTGCCGCGGCTGCTCGACGCGCGTCTGGCTGCGCTGCGCGCCATGCTGGCCGATCTGGAGGCGCACTATGCAGCTATCGAACGGTATCTGACCGAAGCGGAGAAGCTGGCCACCAACCATCGCGCGTATCGGCTGCGCGCCGAGATCGACTGGCATTCACTGCTGATCGATCGGCTGGCGATCGTTATCGAGGATGAGCGCGCGCGTACGACCGGGGACTCCCGATGA
- a CDS encoding LuxR C-terminal-related transcriptional regulator, with protein MALPRSHQFDLGLDVQKRLPSDLTPLVGRELALREIQRQFQQPDLRLLTLVGPGGVGKTRLAIRAAAELASDFDEVVFVDFSPIADSALALSLLARTLGVLEDGEAPLAHRLATAIGNRQLLLVLDNLERILPFGSDVAMLLRSCPGTKALATSRAPLRVSGEQEYLVPPLDLPAAIELFVARARAVRPSISATVENEPVIVAICRELDMLPLAIELAAARAKVLSVDAILARLEHRLALLTGGPQDSPERQRSLRDAIAWSVELLDEADRRRFRSLAVFTGGFTIDAYEYVVEGTLGTGADPLDAIFSLVDKNLVRVLDQPDGDQEIERFGLLETVREYASELLAESDDAAELRNRHAMWCVEFVELAAPMLVNGAAERWARRIDAEFPNLRSALDWLLEQERTDEALRLSSELWTYWMTFGGLGEGRQWLDNALMLPGGTPSLRVRAVGIAGHFASNQGDFAYEAQVQEALTTSRLIGDPVGEAIALYALGDLANEQNDFQRGPEYLEAAIALCDQVGDETRATMAMVNLGSLARRMGDDERAAELIGQTVERARAQQFGVALTFSLNLMSRVARARGDLRTARALYQESLETAWKLGQRVTIAFILLDGAALAAAGDQPERAARLLGAAESLRETIGMPHEPSVSHASGSGYDAVVTKIRVALGEQKFESAWNAGRSLPIEQAVEEAIWDETAQAHATRSQFGLTARELDVLRLLVAGRSDRQIGDALFISPRTAQVHVANILAKLDVPTRGAAAATALRFGVIDDAPLSQ; from the coding sequence GTGGCACTTCCGCGATCGCACCAGTTCGACCTTGGCCTCGATGTCCAAAAGCGTCTGCCATCAGATCTGACGCCGCTGGTTGGCAGAGAACTCGCCCTGCGCGAGATCCAGCGCCAGTTTCAGCAACCCGACCTTCGTCTGTTGACCCTGGTTGGCCCTGGCGGGGTCGGCAAGACGCGCCTCGCAATCCGCGCCGCGGCCGAACTTGCCAGTGATTTCGACGAAGTGGTGTTTGTCGACTTTTCGCCGATTGCGGACAGCGCGCTTGCGCTGTCACTGCTCGCCCGCACGCTTGGGGTGCTCGAAGATGGCGAAGCTCCGCTGGCGCATCGCCTGGCAACTGCGATCGGGAACCGCCAGTTGCTGCTGGTGCTCGACAATCTTGAGCGAATCCTGCCGTTCGGGTCGGACGTGGCCATGCTCTTGCGATCGTGTCCCGGCACGAAAGCGCTCGCCACCAGCCGGGCGCCACTACGTGTTTCGGGCGAGCAGGAATACCTGGTGCCTCCACTCGATCTGCCGGCGGCAATCGAACTGTTCGTTGCGCGGGCCCGCGCAGTGCGGCCGTCCATTTCGGCCACTGTTGAGAACGAACCAGTCATCGTGGCAATCTGCCGGGAACTGGACATGCTGCCGCTCGCGATCGAGCTTGCCGCCGCGCGCGCCAAAGTCCTGTCGGTCGATGCGATTCTTGCACGGCTGGAGCACCGACTTGCCTTGCTCACCGGAGGCCCGCAGGACTCCCCTGAACGCCAGCGATCGCTGCGAGACGCGATTGCTTGGAGCGTGGAACTGCTCGACGAGGCGGATCGTCGCCGGTTTCGCAGCTTGGCTGTCTTCACCGGTGGCTTCACGATCGACGCCTACGAGTACGTGGTCGAGGGCACACTCGGCACGGGCGCCGACCCGCTGGATGCCATCTTCTCCCTGGTCGACAAGAATCTGGTGCGCGTGCTCGATCAACCCGACGGTGATCAAGAGATCGAGCGCTTCGGACTGCTCGAAACGGTGCGCGAATATGCGTCCGAACTCCTGGCCGAAAGCGACGATGCGGCCGAGCTTCGCAATCGGCATGCAATGTGGTGTGTGGAGTTCGTCGAATTGGCTGCGCCGATGCTGGTGAACGGAGCGGCGGAACGGTGGGCGCGGCGGATCGACGCGGAGTTTCCGAACCTGCGGTCTGCACTGGACTGGCTGCTCGAACAAGAACGAACGGACGAAGCGCTCCGCCTCTCGTCGGAGCTCTGGACCTATTGGATGACGTTCGGCGGTCTTGGTGAGGGGCGCCAATGGCTCGACAATGCGCTCATGCTCCCGGGTGGTACCCCCAGTCTCCGGGTACGAGCGGTTGGGATCGCCGGGCACTTCGCATCCAACCAGGGGGACTTTGCCTATGAAGCTCAGGTTCAGGAAGCATTGACCACGAGCCGCCTGATCGGCGACCCGGTCGGCGAAGCGATTGCCTTGTACGCCCTGGGAGATCTGGCAAACGAGCAGAACGACTTTCAGCGAGGACCCGAGTATCTGGAAGCGGCGATTGCGCTTTGTGACCAGGTGGGCGACGAAACCCGAGCGACGATGGCCATGGTCAATCTCGGCTCCCTCGCCCGCCGCATGGGCGACGACGAACGTGCCGCCGAATTGATCGGGCAGACGGTCGAGCGAGCTCGCGCCCAGCAGTTTGGGGTCGCGCTCACGTTCTCGCTCAATTTGATGAGCCGCGTCGCGCGCGCGCGAGGTGACTTGCGGACGGCACGTGCCCTGTACCAGGAGAGTCTCGAAACCGCCTGGAAACTGGGACAACGTGTGACTATTGCATTCATCTTGCTCGACGGCGCCGCCCTGGCGGCCGCTGGGGATCAGCCCGAACGAGCCGCCCGACTACTCGGGGCAGCCGAGTCGTTGCGGGAAACGATTGGCATGCCACACGAACCAAGCGTGAGCCATGCGTCCGGCTCCGGATATGACGCTGTGGTCACCAAGATCCGGGTAGCGTTGGGAGAGCAGAAGTTCGAGAGCGCATGGAATGCCGGCCGCTCGCTGCCGATCGAGCAGGCTGTGGAGGAAGCGATTTGGGATGAGACTGCCCAAGCGCATGCCACCCGTTCCCAGTTCGGTCTGACGGCGCGGGAGCTCGATGTCCTCCGCCTGCTCGTGGCGGGGAGGAGCGATCGGCAGATTGGCGATGCGCTCTTTATCAGCCCACGAACCGCGCAGGTGCATGTCGCCAATATTCTCGCCAAACTGGACGTGCCCACCCGGGGAGCAGCGGCCGCCACCGCGCTCCGTTTTGGCGTGATCGACGACGCTCCGCTCTCCCAGTAG
- a CDS encoding enolase C-terminal domain-like protein yields MDRCQGARLRFGALRQGRRRDGGKSRALQGSWLPRFKFGWMDFGFHEKSDRAHVEGVRNAVGPDAPIMFDVGWAYDSGGPEWDHTTALRRAKIFSDYDIYWLEEPLHPDDWDGYRELCDRSPVRIAAGEQMQTIGDFRDLVERANLDVIQPDVARVGGITETMRIAAYCYAHRKPCVPHHFSTGILGAASIHVNASIPNSLFQETPAPGEGSILNTDLVYPAVQLDENGCIVIPKAPGLGIEINKDVFDKYRVE; encoded by the coding sequence ATCGACCGATGCCAAGGTGCGCGCCTACGCTTCGGCGCTCTTCGGCAAGGACGGCGTCGAGACGGCGGAAAAAGCCGCGCGCTTCAAGGAAGCTGGCTACCGCGCTTCAAGTTCGGCTGGATGGACTTCGGTTTCCATGAGAAGTCGGACCGCGCTCATGTCGAAGGCGTGCGCAACGCGGTCGGCCCGGATGCGCCGATCATGTTCGATGTCGGGTGGGCGTACGATTCGGGCGGACCGGAATGGGACCACACCACCGCCCTGCGCCGAGCCAAGATCTTCTCCGACTACGACATCTACTGGCTCGAAGAGCCGCTGCACCCAGACGACTGGGACGGCTACCGCGAGTTGTGCGACCGGTCGCCGGTGCGCATTGCCGCCGGTGAGCAGATGCAGACCATCGGCGACTTCCGCGACCTGGTGGAACGCGCCAACCTGGATGTGATCCAGCCGGATGTGGCCCGCGTGGGCGGCATCACCGAAACGATGCGCATCGCCGCCTATTGCTACGCGCACCGCAAGCCTTGTGTGCCGCATCATTTCAGCACCGGCATCCTGGGCGCCGCGTCGATTCACGTCAACGCGTCGATCCCGAACAGCCTCTTCCAGGAAACACCGGCCCCCGGAGAAGGTTCCATTCTCAACACCGATCTGGTCTATCCGGCCGTCCAGCTCGATGAAAACGGCTGCATCGTCATTCCGAAGGCTCCCGGTCTCGGCATCGAAATCAACAAGGACGTCTTCGACAAGTACCGCGTGGAGTAA
- a CDS encoding MBL fold metallo-hydrolase: MSLEQQILELKVDNGAVAIVWLGQAGYLLKTSAGTIVMIDPYLTDWAETQWGLARQIPSPIDPDMLQPDLLLISHWHEDHFDVPLVKHWAASGATGTFAGPITCASRAPVWGWPVEKVVGIDEGERRTFGEIDVLATFARHETPTAPAPEAVGYLLEVDGLKIWDVADTEYDARLRPLADENIDVMIVPINGVGGNLTAHEAALLTWYVEPKVVIPMHYNMWTPEEFGPGATLDPLEFAATFAKLGGTSEVRILDVGEIAIFSNS, from the coding sequence ATGTCACTGGAACAACAGATCCTGGAACTGAAGGTCGACAACGGCGCTGTGGCCATCGTCTGGCTGGGACAGGCTGGGTATCTGCTCAAGACCTCGGCCGGCACGATCGTGATGATCGATCCCTATCTCACTGACTGGGCTGAGACCCAATGGGGTCTCGCGCGGCAGATCCCCTCGCCGATCGATCCCGACATGCTGCAACCCGACCTTCTCCTGATCTCTCATTGGCATGAAGATCATTTCGACGTGCCGTTGGTGAAGCACTGGGCAGCGAGCGGCGCGACCGGGACATTCGCTGGACCGATTACCTGTGCGTCGCGCGCTCCCGTTTGGGGCTGGCCGGTCGAGAAGGTGGTGGGTATCGACGAGGGCGAGCGAAGAACCTTTGGTGAGATCGACGTGCTGGCAACCTTCGCGCGACACGAAACGCCGACCGCTCCCGCACCGGAAGCCGTGGGCTATCTCCTCGAAGTCGATGGGTTGAAGATCTGGGATGTGGCCGATACCGAATACGATGCCCGGCTCCGGCCGCTTGCAGATGAGAACATCGACGTCATGATCGTGCCGATCAACGGCGTCGGCGGCAATCTCACCGCGCACGAGGCCGCGCTGCTGACCTGGTATGTCGAGCCGAAGGTCGTCATTCCCATGCACTACAACATGTGGACACCGGAGGAATTTGGTCCGGGCGCCACGCTCGATCCACTGGAGTTCGCGGCCACCTTCGCCAAGCTCGGCGGAACCTCCGAAGTCCGGATACTCGACGTCGGCGAGATCGCGATCTTCTCGAACAGCTAA
- a CDS encoding SDR family NAD(P)-dependent oxidoreductase, protein MQFDGKRALVTGGARGIGAAIATRLAANGAKVVIADLDIEKGKETAANIGNGAIAVKLDVTSPESWAAAKQQVDATFGGLDILVNNAGIAGRAAPTWELSFDEWKQVIDIDLTGVFLGCQTFVTGMIDQGYGRIVNIASIAGKEGNPNAVPYSAAKSGVIGLTKALAKEVATKGVLVNAITPAVIATEILSQLTDEHINYMTSRIPMGRVGQPEEVAALAAFLASDDLSFSTGAVFDLSGGRATY, encoded by the coding sequence ATGCAATTCGACGGAAAACGCGCGCTGGTGACTGGTGGCGCGCGCGGTATTGGCGCGGCAATCGCCACTCGCCTGGCGGCCAACGGCGCGAAGGTGGTCATTGCGGACCTCGATATCGAGAAAGGCAAGGAAACGGCGGCGAACATCGGCAACGGCGCGATTGCGGTGAAGCTCGATGTCACCTCGCCTGAGTCGTGGGCAGCGGCGAAGCAGCAAGTCGATGCCACTTTCGGCGGACTCGACATTCTGGTCAACAACGCCGGCATCGCCGGACGCGCCGCGCCGACCTGGGAACTTTCGTTCGACGAGTGGAAGCAGGTCATCGATATCGATCTGACCGGCGTCTTTCTCGGATGCCAGACCTTCGTCACCGGTATGATCGATCAGGGGTATGGCCGCATCGTCAACATCGCGTCGATTGCCGGCAAGGAAGGCAATCCGAACGCCGTCCCCTATTCGGCCGCGAAGTCGGGCGTGATCGGACTCACCAAGGCGCTGGCCAAGGAAGTCGCCACCAAAGGTGTGTTGGTCAACGCCATCACCCCGGCGGTGATCGCGACCGAGATCCTTTCCCAGCTCACCGATGAGCACATCAACTACATGACCAGCCGCATCCCCATGGGGCGCGTCGGTCAGCCTGAGGAAGTCGCCGCCCTGGCCGCGTTCCTCGCCTCGGACGACCTCTCCTTCAGCACCGGCGCCGTCTTCGACCTCTCCGGCGGCCGCGCAACGTACTGA
- a CDS encoding ABC transporter substrate-binding protein, with translation MTKRSDMCFNRRDLMKAGAATAAVAALGGLNYTPVGAQETKKVTLIQGIQNDQFYISMACGAQKAADERGIELTVQAGEKWDPAIQTTLLNAVVQSDPDAILIAPNDRVAMISPLKDAKDAGIAIITVDTFIEDDSVALANVASDNVLGGSMAADALAELIGETGKVYVSNTIAGTSTTDQRAQGFEEQIATYPNIEYIGLDYNNNDPTTAASQTSAQLQAHPDLAGIFGTNLFSAQGAAAAVKDAGKTGEIKIVGFDAGPQQVADLEAGVVDALIAQHPYDIGYQAVNLAADYLLDGTEPAEKVYTTGYSVVTRDNIGDPEIARYLYVSDCSEIPADAGASPEASPAA, from the coding sequence ATGACCAAGCGGTCGGACATGTGTTTCAACCGGCGTGATCTGATGAAGGCCGGTGCGGCAACGGCAGCCGTGGCGGCGCTCGGTGGTCTCAACTACACCCCGGTGGGTGCGCAAGAGACCAAGAAAGTCACGTTGATCCAGGGGATCCAGAACGATCAGTTCTATATCTCCATGGCCTGCGGCGCCCAAAAAGCCGCTGACGAGCGCGGAATCGAACTCACGGTTCAGGCTGGTGAGAAGTGGGACCCTGCGATCCAGACCACGCTGCTCAACGCTGTGGTGCAGTCGGACCCGGATGCGATCCTGATCGCTCCGAACGACCGCGTCGCGATGATTTCACCGCTGAAGGATGCCAAGGATGCTGGCATTGCCATCATCACAGTCGACACCTTCATCGAGGATGACAGTGTGGCGCTCGCCAATGTTGCCTCGGACAATGTCCTCGGTGGGAGTATGGCCGCCGATGCGCTGGCCGAGTTGATCGGCGAAACTGGCAAGGTCTACGTCTCGAACACCATCGCGGGCACGTCGACTACCGACCAGCGCGCTCAGGGCTTCGAGGAGCAGATCGCTACGTACCCGAACATCGAGTACATCGGTCTCGACTACAACAACAACGACCCGACCACCGCCGCGTCGCAGACCAGCGCGCAGTTGCAGGCGCATCCGGACCTTGCCGGTATCTTCGGCACCAACCTGTTCAGCGCCCAGGGCGCTGCGGCGGCCGTGAAGGACGCCGGCAAGACGGGTGAGATCAAGATCGTCGGTTTCGATGCCGGTCCGCAGCAGGTGGCCGATCTCGAGGCTGGCGTGGTGGACGCGCTCATCGCGCAGCACCCGTACGACATCGGGTACCAGGCCGTGAATCTGGCCGCGGATTACCTGCTCGACGGCACCGAGCCGGCCGAGAAGGTCTACACCACTGGCTATTCAGTGGTCACCCGCGACAACATTGGTGATCCCGAGATCGCCCGCTACCTCTACGTCTCGGACTGCTCCGAAATCCCGGCGGACGCCGGCGCGTCGCCGGAAGCTTCTCCGGCCGCGTAA
- a CDS encoding ABC transporter permease, whose amino-acid sequence MSQLQEIQNPTPEPLPKLSFRQQLQERFDFAWTYIFVVLVALIVIFTLWHGTKFFDRTNFRNIALDSSQLMLLAIGMTFVIITAGIDLSCSAVLVFSAVVGAKVMSRLSGSPEQVKQYDFPNQDIGIPVGLAAAVLCGLVWGIVNGVLITKLRLPPFIVTLGTLGMAIGLGQIISGGQTVAYVPIDVQTWVGARRFFGWLPLLVVITTIVVILAMILLSMTKFGRYTFAIGSNQAAARRAGINVDRHLIKVYALSGTMAGMAGAFEVARFATASTASHSADNLNAVSAVVIGGTSLFGGMGSIVGSVIGTFIPTVLRNGLIIGGINPFWQQVTIGAILIVAVYFDQRRRKASERM is encoded by the coding sequence ATGTCGCAACTCCAGGAGATTCAGAATCCCACGCCCGAACCGCTGCCCAAACTTTCGTTCCGCCAACAGCTCCAGGAACGGTTCGATTTCGCCTGGACCTATATCTTCGTTGTGCTGGTGGCGCTGATCGTGATCTTCACGCTCTGGCATGGCACGAAGTTCTTCGACCGGACGAACTTCCGCAATATCGCGCTCGACTCGTCTCAGCTGATGCTGCTGGCGATCGGCATGACCTTCGTCATCATCACCGCTGGCATCGATCTCTCCTGCAGCGCGGTTTTGGTCTTCTCGGCTGTGGTTGGCGCGAAGGTCATGTCGCGGCTCTCTGGCAGCCCGGAGCAGGTCAAGCAGTACGACTTTCCGAACCAGGATATTGGGATTCCCGTCGGCCTGGCTGCGGCGGTCTTGTGTGGGCTCGTTTGGGGGATCGTCAACGGAGTTCTGATCACCAAGCTTCGTCTTCCACCGTTCATCGTCACGCTTGGCACACTCGGAATGGCGATCGGGCTCGGCCAGATTATTTCGGGTGGCCAGACCGTTGCCTATGTTCCGATCGACGTTCAGACATGGGTGGGCGCTCGCCGTTTCTTCGGATGGTTGCCGTTACTGGTGGTCATCACGACTATCGTGGTCATCCTGGCGATGATCCTTTTGAGCATGACGAAGTTCGGTCGCTACACCTTCGCCATCGGGTCGAACCAGGCAGCGGCCAGACGCGCTGGTATCAACGTCGATCGGCATTTGATAAAGGTCTATGCGCTGAGTGGCACCATGGCCGGGATGGCCGGCGCATTCGAGGTGGCGCGCTTCGCAACAGCATCGACCGCTTCTCACTCGGCAGACAATCTGAACGCCGTTTCGGCGGTCGTCATTGGTGGCACCAGTCTCTTCGGAGGGATGGGCTCCATCGTTGGTTCGGTGATCGGGACCTTTATCCCGACCGTGTTGCGCAACGGTCTCATCATTGGTGGCATCAATCCATTCTGGCAGCAAGTGACGATTGGCGCGATTCTGATCGTGGCTGTCTATTTCGACCAGCGCCGGCGTAAAGCGTCGGAGCGGATGTAG
- a CDS encoding ATP-binding cassette domain-containing protein: MSAPTPVLEARGISKSFGAVRALDDVNLSIFPGQIVALIGDNGAGKSTLINCMTGVFPQDSGEFLFHGKAVTMHSPQDARNLGIETVYQDLAVAPHLDSAANIYLGREAMKSGILGKLGFLDNKLMMEETAGELKRLRVRIPDPRRRVFTLSGGQRQSVAVARSVKWASNVVIMDEPTAALGVAQSQMVLDLMREVRNSGIPVIFISHNMPHVFEVADRIVVLRLGTVVTELDPKIDTIDQAVGWMTGSFSESSNGNRAA, from the coding sequence ATGAGCGCTCCGACTCCGGTCCTCGAAGCGCGAGGCATCTCCAAATCGTTCGGCGCCGTGCGCGCTCTGGACGACGTCAACCTCTCGATCTTCCCGGGACAGATCGTTGCCTTGATCGGCGACAATGGCGCTGGCAAGAGCACGCTGATCAACTGCATGACCGGGGTTTTCCCGCAGGATTCGGGCGAGTTCCTTTTCCATGGCAAAGCCGTGACGATGCATTCACCGCAGGACGCCCGCAATCTTGGCATCGAAACGGTGTATCAAGACCTCGCTGTGGCGCCGCATCTCGATTCAGCTGCGAACATCTACCTCGGCCGCGAGGCGATGAAGTCCGGCATTCTGGGCAAACTCGGCTTCCTCGACAACAAGCTGATGATGGAGGAAACCGCCGGCGAACTGAAACGCCTGCGGGTGCGCATCCCCGATCCTCGCCGGCGCGTCTTCACGCTTTCCGGCGGTCAACGCCAAAGTGTCGCGGTCGCTCGTTCGGTGAAATGGGCGAGCAATGTCGTCATCATGGACGAACCGACTGCCGCATTGGGCGTGGCGCAATCGCAGATGGTGCTCGATCTGATGCGTGAGGTGCGCAACTCGGGCATTCCGGTCATTTTCATCAGCCACAATATGCCCCACGTTTTCGAGGTTGCCGACCGTATCGTGGTGCTTCGGCTGGGAACCGTTGTGACCGAGCTCGATCCGAAAATCGATACCATCGACCAGGCCGTTGGATGGATGACCGGATCGTTCTCCGAGTCGTCGAATGGAAACAGGGCAGCGTAA
- a CDS encoding LLM class flavin-dependent oxidoreductase: MKIGLILLLGEDEAVGAPPPYAQIRAHAVEAEASGLDSVWIYDHLLYHFPGKQPQGVWEGWTIASALAEATNRVELGTLVLCTAFRNPAVTAKMAVTLDEVSNQRLTLGIGAGWHPAEFDAFGLNFSHKVDQFEEATKIIAPLVHDGAVDFVGEYVSAPNCLMLPKPSRRIPVLIAGKQPRMMSLVAQYADAYNTAWWGDVASIETDRNNLKAACDAIDRDFSEIEFTAGVAIRFDELLGPPEEQPDPAKVLSGTVEQIAEGLRAYRLAGVDHVIANIDPLNAEGIASLARARERALAG, from the coding sequence GTGAAAATTGGATTGATTCTCTTGCTGGGTGAAGATGAAGCTGTTGGCGCTCCACCGCCCTATGCGCAGATTCGCGCGCATGCCGTGGAAGCGGAAGCGTCTGGCCTCGACTCCGTTTGGATCTACGATCATCTTCTCTATCACTTTCCCGGGAAGCAGCCACAGGGTGTTTGGGAAGGCTGGACGATCGCATCGGCGCTGGCCGAGGCAACCAATCGAGTGGAACTGGGCACATTGGTGCTCTGCACCGCTTTTCGCAACCCGGCGGTGACCGCCAAGATGGCGGTCACGCTCGACGAAGTCAGCAACCAGCGTCTGACACTCGGTATCGGCGCCGGGTGGCACCCTGCCGAGTTCGACGCCTTTGGGCTGAACTTCTCGCACAAGGTCGATCAGTTCGAGGAAGCGACCAAAATCATTGCCCCGCTGGTGCACGATGGCGCAGTCGATTTCGTTGGCGAGTACGTTTCCGCGCCGAACTGCCTCATGTTGCCGAAACCGTCCCGGCGCATTCCCGTGCTGATTGCTGGCAAACAACCGCGCATGATGAGCCTGGTGGCGCAGTATGCCGACGCTTACAACACGGCATGGTGGGGCGATGTTGCTTCGATCGAGACTGACCGCAACAACCTGAAAGCCGCCTGTGATGCGATCGACCGCGATTTCAGCGAGATCGAGTTCACGGCCGGGGTCGCCATCCGCTTTGACGAACTCTTGGGACCGCCTGAGGAGCAGCCCGATCCCGCCAAAGTCCTCTCCGGCACGGTCGAGCAGATTGCCGAAGGACTGCGCGCCTACCGCCTGGCCGGGGTCGATCATGTCATCGCGAACATCGATCCGTTGAACGCTGAAGGCATCGCATCGCTCGCTCGCGCTCGTGAGCGTGCTCTGGCCGGATAG